The Candidatus Sericytochromatia bacterium genome contains the following window.
GTGCGAGAGGGAGACCCCGGCGGCCTCGCTGCCCTGCCCGGCCAGCTGTCCGCGCAGCCGCAAGCGCTCCCCCAGCTCGCCGGAGAACTGCCCCAAGAAACGCTCGCATCGTGCTTGCCCACGCGCCAGCCAGTCAGCGGAGAGGCGTCCCCCCAGCCGGATCTGGCGGGCGGGCCCCTGCGCACGGGCCTGGAGGCGCAGTCCCTCCCCCTCCAGGCCGGCCAGGCCCAGGATCCGGGCGGCGGGGCCCAGACGCGAGGCTTCCGCCTGGAAGGCGATCGCCGTATCGCCGCGGGGGTCATAGCGTCCCGCGCCCTGCACGGCCAGCTCGGCCAGCTGCACGTGGGCCCGTTCCAACGCCAGGGCGCCCGGGGTCAGCCGCATCCGCCCATTTCCCGTGACCGGGACCATCCGACGGGCACCGGGAATCTGCCCCTCCGGCATCCAGGCTGTGCCACGCAACCGCCACGGTCCGGCGACCTGGTAAGCACTGCCGGCCCCCATCACGGTCAGGCTCGCCCCGGCCGTCCCCGACAGCGGCATGGCCCCCGGATTGAGCCAGGTCTGCAGGGCATCCAGCGCCAGCTCGCTCACCTCAGCGTTCAGGGCGTAGCGCGGCGGGGTCGCGACCTGGCAGTGCCCGCTCAGGCGGACGCGTCCCCCGAGGGTGTGAAGCCGCACCGGCTCCAGCTCGACCCGGCGCCCGTGAACCTGCAAGGTGCCGTCCAGGCGGCCCGCGGGCGGAGGTAGGCTGGCCAGATAGCGGCGACCAATTTCCACCATCGACAAGTCCTGCAGGGAGACGGTCAGGCGCGCCTGGGTGCTGGGGGCGTCCAGCGGAACGCTCCCATTGAAATGCAGGCGACCGCCCAGCAAGCGGCCATATCCCCCGGGCAGGGTGAGCCGATCATCGCGCAGGCGCCAGGGGCTGCCCCCGCTCAGGGGCACGTCGGCGCTGGCGTCGATTTCCGCAGCGGGTACCCGACCGGCCAGCTGCACCGCCCCCTCGCCGAACCAGCGGCGCCGATCGGTGCCCGGCAAGGTGAGGCGAAACGCGCCATCCACCCGGCCCTGGAGCGGCGCGCTGGTCTCCCCCAGGGCCAGCAGGGGAGCCAGGTCGAGCTGGCTGTGGCGCCCCACCAGGGTCACCAGCGGGGAGGGCGCCATCACGTCGGCGATCCGCATCCGGCCGTTCACTGAACCGCCCGCGAAGGCGGCGTGCAGGTGAAGCAAGTCGAGCCGACGGCGTCGCAACTGCGCCTGCGCGGCGAGGCGGTAGGAGCCCGCGGCGGGCACGGCCGCGAAGCGCCCGCTGAGCCCGAGTGGGCCATCCAGCTGCCAGTCGCTCAGGTCCAGCCCCCTGCCACGCGCCACCAGATGGCCGGACATGTCGCCTTCCAGACCAAGCGGCAGCGTCACCCCAGCCAGCTTCGCCAGGGTGACGATGGGCAAAGTCTGCCCATCCAGTTCGAGCCGGCCGGACGCGCCCGCCACCAGGGGAAGCTCGCCCTGGGCGCGCAGGCGGCCCCGCACGAGCGTCGCGCGAGCATCCGACAGCAGCAACTGGTCAGGGGTCAGCCGGAGTCGGGCCGACAGGGCCGGCACGGCCAGGCCACCCAGTCGCAGCGCACGCCCCGTCAGCTGAAATCCGAGTTCGGGTCGAGATAGCAGGCCCGCCGTCTGCCAGTCGCAGCGCCACTGACCCGCCAGGCCCAGCGGGCGGAGCTGCCGCCAGCGCGGCCAGCTGCCGGGTTCGGCGTCCAGAATGCCCGCCAAGCGAGGTTGCCAGTCGCGCCCCTGGCCGGTCAGTTCGCCCTGCGCCCGCAGGCGCAGCCCCTGGGCATCCAGCAGAACCCTGGGCAGGGTGACGTGTCGATCGGCCTGTCGAAACTGAACCTCAGCCGGGCCGAGCGGCCAGCTTTCGCCCTTCAAACGCAGGGTGCCGGCGTGCGCGCGCACCCCGCCATCGGCCTCGGATTCATCCAGACGCAGCTGAACATCTCCCGCCACCCCCGCCAGCGCCAGGGAAAGGTGTTGGGGCAGGTCCTCGAAATCGAGCACGCCATCACGCCAGCTGACGCGCCGCAGGTCGATCGGCGAGGCGCCTTGGGCCGGCTCCGTGGGGCTCAAAAACGCGTCCCAGTCGGTCCGGCCCGCGCCGAGGTGGCGCACGGCCAGGCGCGGGGCCTCGGCCTGCACGTGCGTCAGTTCGAAGCGCCCCCACAGCAGCGCCCAGCCACTCCAGGCCAGTTCCAGGCGAGGCACCGCCAGCAAGGGGCGCGCCGGGTCTTGCCGGGTGGACAGGGTCAAGCCCGTCACGACCGCCTGCGCCCGCCAAGGGTCGACTTGCAGGTCCTTCAGCCTGACCACGCCCGGCAGGTCTGACGCCAGACGCCGCAGCGCTTCCTGAGCCAGGCGGGTCGACACCGCCGGCGTGGTGGCGATCGCCACGGCCAGCGCCGCCGCGCCTGCGAACCCACCCAACAGCCCCAGGGCGATCGCCCAGCGCCTCGCCAACCCGCTTCCTCCCCGATCCTGACCATCAAAGACAGGGTGGCCAGGTCACCCCCTCGATCGATGCCATACCCGCTGGGCGGGGCTCTCGTCCAGATTGCCCGAGCAGCCGGTGTAATTTGCGCCTTGCCGCGCCCAGCCTGTGCGTGTTATGACATGACTTGGTAAAATAAAAGTTAAGTAGCCTTCCTGGGGGAGGGCGATCAGCAGGAGACAATTGTTTGCTCAAAGAAGACGTTTTGGAAATGGACGGCACGGTCGTGGAGGCCCTGTCCAACGGCATGTTCCGGATCACCCTCGAAAATGGTCACGAAGTACTCGGGCACCTGGCCGGGCGCATGCGCCGCTTCCGCATCAAGGTGCTGCTCGGCGACCGGGTGAAGGTGGAACTGTCTCCCTATGACCTGACGCGTGGCCGGATCACCTTCCGAAACAAGGGTGATCACACGCCCGGTGGACGTCCGCCGTTCCGCCGCTGAATCACACCGTCGCCAACGACACGGAGCAGGCCGGTCTCAATTGAGGCCGGTCATTCTGTTGGCGACACTCAGCCCAAAGCGCGGGGTTTCCAGTCCTCCGACGCGCTCCGGAGGCCAGAAGCAGAAGGAGGCGCGCCCGATGATGTTGGCCACCGGCAAGGGGCCCCAGGTGGCACTGTCGATGCTATGGGCGCGGTTGTCGCCCAGCACGAACACGCTGTTGGCGGGCACCTCGCGTTCCGTGATGGTGAGTCGGGCACCCACCCCCGTCACGTAGGGCTCCGCGAGCGCCTTGCCATTGCGGAAGACACGTCCGTGCGACAACGCCACGTGGTCCCCCGGAAGCGCCACCACGCGTTTGATCCAGGGAATGTTCGGGTCCGCGTCCACCTGTCGCGAGAGCGCGCTGCTGGGGGGGTGGAACACGACGATCTCACCGCAGCGGGGCGTGCGCAGGTGATACGATATCTTCTCGATGACCAGGCGATCGCCCACGTCCAGCGTGGGGGCCATCGAGGACGACGGGATGAAGCGGGCTTCGGCCACGGTGGCATGGCAGGTCAACGCGATGCCGGCCGCCAGCAGCAGCACTGTCAATCCGTCCCGCACATCGCAGACCAGACTCCGTCGCCCGTGGGCACGTTTTCGCTTCTTGAAAATTCGACGTTGCTGCACCCGTGTCGCTCAGTGGGAAATGCCACCCATGCCCTCGTGTTCCGAACCCCATGCCCGGTCACGGAGTTGGCCTGCCCAGCAAGCGGGCGAGCCGATAGCATCTTCATTCCCATCGGGCCGCACGCTTAACCCGATGGTCTGTCGACTCTTGCTCGGCGTGGCGCTGGCCGGCCTGCTGGGCTGCGCCGATCCCCCCGGGATGCGCAAGCCGCTGCCGCTCGACCCGGCGGAGGAAGGCCAGGCGCTGGCCACCTACCGCAAGGCCGCTCAGGAGGTTCAGCAGGTCGACGGGGTGCTCGGCACCTATCTGACCCGGACCAACAACCCTCGCGAGATGGTGGTCGTCGTGCGCGACAAGCCCGCGCGCAAGCGAGTGGGCGAGAAGTTCGGCGGCGAGATCGCGGGCCTGTCGCTGCGGGTCGAACTCGCGCCCAAGGGCTTCGAGGACGAGCAGGAGCCGATCGAAGAAGTCCAAAACGAGAAGCTGCCCAGCAACTGGCGGGAATGGCTGGCCTACGCCTGGAACGAGGGGATGCAGCGGCTGCGCACCCAGGTGGAGGAGTGGCGGGCCAGATGGCGGCAATGGCGCACGCCGAGGCCGGAGGAACCCAACCCCGCGGCCAGCATGCTGCCCACCTGATAGCGGCGGTCCTTTCAGACCGGACTTGCCACGCGACAAACCTGGCGTCGATCGCCAGAATCAAGGGCGCATCCTGGGGGAAGTATGAAGCGTCCCCGCCAGACTCAGAACTCGTGAGGCAATGGTCCGGTGTTACCGCGCGTGCCCCAGGCCCTCGACTGGCGCTGCCCCTGGGACCACTGGGTATACCAGACGCCCGGTCCCTTCGGCAGGGTGCGCTCATCGAGCCGCTCCACCTCGGTCGACATCTCGGTCGCCAGGTGGGCCCGCAGTTCCTCACTGGATTCCGGGTCGTGGCCCGTGCTGATATAAATGCGCGTGAAGGGCCGGGTCTTGCCGTACTCCGTGAGGACCTCAATCAGATTGCCGGGCAGCACCTTGACCCCCAAGACAAAGTTCCGCTCGGCGTAAAAATCCTCCAGTTGCTGCGAAATCAGGCGTTCCAGCCCCTCCGAGACCACCCCGTGCGGCGCCTGCTGCTCTTCGGCATGAAACAGCAACAGTTCGATGTCCTCACCGTGGCGCTTGAGCAGGTAGCTGATGGTGGAGACCAGGCTGGTCGGCACGATCGAAGCGGTGCAGATGACATAGGTGGGCAGTTCGGGCAGCTTGTCGACGCCACGGTACTTGCCGATGCCGAGGCGCAGGTCGGGCAAGCGCACCATGCGTGACTCCACCTGCCCCAGGCGGTAAAGCGCCATGACCAGCAAGACTGCCATGAAAAGGTGCAAGCCCAGGTCCCGGGCGTGATGGGCGGTGGCAATCAGGATGCCGTCCGCCAGCACCAGCACCAGACAGCCGGCCACCGCGGCGATGGGCAGCGGCGTGCCCCGCCAGTTGAAGGTCCAATGGCTGGTCCAGGGCGCGCGCGAGACCTTGGTCGGTTGATGCAGACGCAGCAACACCACGCCGGCACAGTAGGAGATCATGACACTCAGGAAGGCCATCCCGTAGACCTCGCCGAGTCGATCGACGTTGCCAGGAAACACCGCCATCATCAGCAGGCAAAGCGCCCCGAAGGGCAGCGCCACGAAGGGGAAACCTTTCAGCTGCGGCAGGCGATCGCCCCACTGGCGCAGGACCAGCACCGGCAGGTTGCCCTGCTTGCCCATCGTGGTCATCAGACCGGTGGCCCCGGCAAAGGCCGTGTTGACCGCCGCGAACAGGGTCAGGCACGCGTTCGCCACCAGCAAGTAGAGCATCGGCGTGCCGCCCTCGTAGACAGCCAGGCCCGACAAGAAGGCCGACTTGTAGCGGGCGATGTCGGCGTCCGAGAGCAAGACGATGCAGAGCAGCGACGAGAGCGGACCGGTGAAGCTCACCAGCAGGACAATCGTCAGGTAGATCTTGCGGATCGCCTTCCACGTCGGTTCGCGGATCTCCTCGATGATCTGGGCCGCCGACTCGAAGCCGGTGATGCCGAGAAAGGCCGCCGCGAAGGCCATGGTGACCGCATGCAGCTCCAGCCCCGCAAAGCCCGAGGTCAAGCGGTCCCAGTGGGCCCCCTGGGTCAGGGCCAGCAACAGGCCGTACACGTCCATCACGATCAGCGCCACAAAATGGAAGGCGGCAATCCCGAAGACCAGCACGGTCGATTCCTTGAGGCCCAGCAGGTTCAGGCCCGCAAACAGCACCACCGGCACCGCCGCAACCGCCACGATCAGCCAGGTGGGCCAGGGGGCAGTCCAGAGCGTGGAAAGATAATGTGCCCCTGACAGCGCGCTCACAACGGCCGTGGCCAGGTAAGAGAGAATCGTTAACGACCCCACCACCAGCGCCGCCCGTCGGCCCACCGTCTGCAGCACCATGCTGTAGGCCCCGCCGTTGAGCGGGTTGACGGCGCAACCTTCCTGGTAGGCGGTTTTGAACAGCCACATGGCCAGACAGACCAGGGTGATGAAGAAAGGCGCGGTGAAGCCG
Protein-coding sequences here:
- a CDS encoding translocation/assembly module TamB domain-containing protein, translated to MARRWAIALGLLGGFAGAAALAVAIATTPAVSTRLAQEALRRLASDLPGVVRLKDLQVDPWRAQAVVTGLTLSTRQDPARPLLAVPRLELAWSGWALLWGRFELTHVQAEAPRLAVRHLGAGRTDWDAFLSPTEPAQGASPIDLRRVSWRDGVLDFEDLPQHLSLALAGVAGDVQLRLDESEADGGVRAHAGTLRLKGESWPLGPAEVQFRQADRHVTLPRVLLDAQGLRLRAQGELTGQGRDWQPRLAGILDAEPGSWPRWRQLRPLGLAGQWRCDWQTAGLLSRPELGFQLTGRALRLGGLAVPALSARLRLTPDQLLLSDARATLVRGRLRAQGELPLVAGASGRLELDGQTLPIVTLAKLAGVTLPLGLEGDMSGHLVARGRGLDLSDWQLDGPLGLSGRFAAVPAAGSYRLAAQAQLRRRRLDLLHLHAAFAGGSVNGRMRIADVMAPSPLVTLVGRHSQLDLAPLLALGETSAPLQGRVDGAFRLTLPGTDRRRWFGEGAVQLAGRVPAAEIDASADVPLSGGSPWRLRDDRLTLPGGYGRLLGGRLHFNGSVPLDAPSTQARLTVSLQDLSMVEIGRRYLASLPPPAGRLDGTLQVHGRRVELEPVRLHTLGGRVRLSGHCQVATPPRYALNAEVSELALDALQTWLNPGAMPLSGTAGASLTVMGAGSAYQVAGPWRLRGTAWMPEGQIPGARRMVPVTGNGRMRLTPGALALERAHVQLAELAVQGAGRYDPRGDTAIAFQAEASRLGPAARILGLAGLEGEGLRLQARAQGPARQIRLGGRLSADWLARGQARCERFLGQFSGELGERLRLRGQLAGQGSEAAGVSLSHWRLPFQYDAPGRSPTAGRLEAPDLRVQFERGQLLGRLSWDRPSGTAGLRLQSKALTLGDLLTAMPGQNAPRETPVRLAVDLRGQAKDLAGEARLEVAPFEHRKHRFGASQLRGEARSGILRLMGSLFGGQATLQGRVPLGGGDVSLRLASPGVRLAPLLAWFPEAWRGKVQWPTDGELQGTLQVSADPSRPRQAKASLDVSRFQLSYPDLEVRNDGPWVLRLADRALHVEAFRLVGGGTRLGAHGTVGLDRAADLALDGTLDMALLEKVAPGQFAGAIGQVRVEGALRGHPGRADVQGFLNLRDGQLETRSLPQPIHDMSASLRVTHNQVYLDELQAGFGQTGRLEAVGGAQLDGRGVPKRVSLQCSAREIGVRAPGLEALANADLTYVGAAGKGKLDGQIKILEGAYTRDVALTPSLGTLRAPRGSAAELLANPWIAQTALRLQLSIPDRFVVRNNIARGELRGDVLVLGTPGQPVAVGRVEARDAQFTFQERAYEVETATVDFIDPHQLVPYLNLAAKSTIQGVDVRLQATGTPQKLKLDLSSTPMMSQTDILTLIATGQTQGALNEGGGAGLTTASNFLLDQVAAGVARSITEQGVVDVLKVKPGSVDPAGPGGASFTVGKRINEKLTVTYTQDISAPAGKTPGRVMIFDYLLTDVIVLKLEQDLGGSFNASARYRLPIR
- the infA gene encoding translation initiation factor IF-1 — protein: MLKEDVLEMDGTVVEALSNGMFRITLENGHEVLGHLAGRMRRFRIKVLLGDRVKVELSPYDLTRGRITFRNKGDHTPGGRPPFRR
- the lepB gene encoding signal peptidase I, which produces MQQRRIFKKRKRAHGRRSLVCDVRDGLTVLLLAAGIALTCHATVAEARFIPSSSMAPTLDVGDRLVIEKISYHLRTPRCGEIVVFHPPSSALSRQVDADPNIPWIKRVVALPGDHVALSHGRVFRNGKALAEPYVTGVGARLTITEREVPANSVFVLGDNRAHSIDSATWGPLPVANIIGRASFCFWPPERVGGLETPRFGLSVANRMTGLN
- a CDS encoding APC family permease, which translates into the protein MAAEQRPLSERSGRHHGHQLSWWLAAGLVGADIGTSVFYSTGVLYPLVGFTAPFFITLVCLAMWLFKTAYQEGCAVNPLNGGAYSMVLQTVGRRAALVVGSLTILSYLATAVVSALSGAHYLSTLWTAPWPTWLIVAVAAVPVVLFAGLNLLGLKESTVLVFGIAAFHFVALIVMDVYGLLLALTQGAHWDRLTSGFAGLELHAVTMAFAAAFLGITGFESAAQIIEEIREPTWKAIRKIYLTIVLLVSFTGPLSSLLCIVLLSDADIARYKSAFLSGLAVYEGGTPMLYLLVANACLTLFAAVNTAFAGATGLMTTMGKQGNLPVLVLRQWGDRLPQLKGFPFVALPFGALCLLMMAVFPGNVDRLGEVYGMAFLSVMISYCAGVVLLRLHQPTKVSRAPWTSHWTFNWRGTPLPIAAVAGCLVLVLADGILIATAHHARDLGLHLFMAVLLVMALYRLGQVESRMVRLPDLRLGIGKYRGVDKLPELPTYVICTASIVPTSLVSTISYLLKRHGEDIELLLFHAEEQQAPHGVVSEGLERLISQQLEDFYAERNFVLGVKVLPGNLIEVLTEYGKTRPFTRIYISTGHDPESSEELRAHLATEMSTEVERLDERTLPKGPGVWYTQWSQGQRQSRAWGTRGNTGPLPHEF